DNA from Cyanobacterium stanieri LEGE 03274:
CTTAACCGATTGCAATGACTTAATCTCCTTATTGATTATTATTTAACTTCTGATACTAAATTGTCCCCTTGTGCCAACGAGCCACCTGTTTGATAGTGCTGAATGCGATCGACGATTTGATGATCGATAGCTTCTTTGGCTACTCTGATGGCATTAAAAATAGAAGGAGCTTGAGAGCTACCATGACTAATAATACACACCGCAGGAACACCTAACAATAAAGCTCCCCCATGTTCAGCATGATCAATTCTTTGTTTAATTCTTCTTAGATTGGGCTTGAGGATAGCAGAACCAACTTTACCCCTAACCCCAAAAGGTAACTCCTCTTTGACGATTTGTAACATAATTTCACCCACTGCCTCAGCAAACTTTAGTAAAACATTACCCACAAAACCATCACAGACGATAACATCAAAATCCCCCGATAACACATCCCTACCTTCAGCATTACCCAAAAAAGGAATAGCAGGATTATTACTCAAAAGTTTATGGGTTTCCTTTGCCAATTCATTTCCTTTGGTGGCCTCCTCCCCAATATTTACCAATCCTACCTTGGGTTCTTCTACTTCCAATACATACTTACTATAAATAGTTCCCATGACGGCAAATTGTTCTAAGTATTTAGGCTTACAATCCACATTAGCGCCCACATCCAAAACAATGACTGATTTATTAGCATACATGGTAGGGAATACAGCCCCAATGGCAGGGCGATCTATACCTTTAATTCGACCCAAAGAAAGGGAAGCAGCAGCCATGGCAGCTCCCGAATGTCCTGCGGAAACTACTCCCTGAGCCCGTTTTTCCTTAACCAATTTCATGGCAACATTAATAGACGCTTTGGGTTTACGACGAACCCCTGTTAAAGCTCCTTCGTCCATGGAAACAACACCTTCTGAGGGTACTATTTCAATATTTTGAATATTAGCTCCATCATGGTTTGCCAGTTCAGCTTCAATAATTTGAGGATCTCCGACTAAGAGAACGTCAATGTCTAATTCTGCGGCAGCCCTGATTGCCCCAGCGACAATTACTCCAGGTCCTCTGTCTCCGCCCATTGCGTCCACTGCTATTTTTGCTCGTGTTGATGCCATTGCTCAGTATATTGGGTTAAAATCTCTAAAATTATATCATGTTAACTTTTAATCCACTGTTGTTTGAGGATTGAAAGACTAACTTTTGTTTTTTATATTTAACAGCATCATATATCATTTTTGTCTTTCCTGCTTGATCTATTTATTGGTTAGAAGTTGACTAGATGAGGGGTAAGGGTGCAAGTTGACACAAAATCTCATTAAAATAGAATTTAAGAATAATCAGGAAAAAAGCTGTTGTGACCACGGAAAATATTACCTTTGATACCATAGAAGAAGCCATTGCTGATATTAAGG
Protein-coding regions in this window:
- the plsX gene encoding phosphate acyltransferase PlsX, with the protein product MASTRAKIAVDAMGGDRGPGVIVAGAIRAAAELDIDVLLVGDPQIIEAELANHDGANIQNIEIVPSEGVVSMDEGALTGVRRKPKASINVAMKLVKEKRAQGVVSAGHSGAAMAAASLSLGRIKGIDRPAIGAVFPTMYANKSVIVLDVGANVDCKPKYLEQFAVMGTIYSKYVLEVEEPKVGLVNIGEEATKGNELAKETHKLLSNNPAIPFLGNAEGRDVLSGDFDVIVCDGFVGNVLLKFAEAVGEIMLQIVKEELPFGVRGKVGSAILKPNLRRIKQRIDHAEHGGALLLGVPAVCIISHGSSQAPSIFNAIRVAKEAIDHQIVDRIQHYQTGGSLAQGDNLVSEVK